GCATACGCGTCTGTGCACCCAGTACACAGTTCCACACCGATGGAGACTCCTCAGCGTCCCGTCCATCACCTTTTTCCGGTCGGCATGGTTAAAGATGGCGGACATGCATTAGTCCATAGTGTTATCTCCTCCTCTTACAAGGCTCCGTCCTTCTCTTTGCACATTATGAACATTTTGTACTTGAAAAATAAGATTGAGTCCATCTGATTTTTCATGAATACTATCTGTACCGTAAAAACCCCAGTGATGAAAAATAAGAACACTTTTCAAAAGGACCAAAAATGGAATCAAAGACCCAgatatcaacatttttcagtttctcacacacactcgctgctCATTCATACACGTGACTTTTGAAAGGCAACAGATGTCCGTTCTCCAAGGCAATAATGTCTTTGTGGCAAACTCGACCCTGACATTCCAGACAGCATCGCTCTggctcctccttcctctccaggaatgaaaaaaaaaaaaaaaaagtccaattCATAAGttgactgtatataaagtgAGTTACATCCACTTCATTTTCATGAGTAAATAATGATGAGgttacaaaataataatgaggactaaaataataattgtgATCATCCTAATATAAGATAAAATACTACTCGTGAGAGGATACAAaattctctccttttcttttctgggTTTGACACCCAACTTGCTCCCGATGCGCTTCTTCAAAGCAATcaaaagaaaaccagaaaacaaaaaaaggtaaATGACGATAAACAAGAGTTGAACACTTTGAGGGTGTCTGAGGAAAATCAAAGTAAACCTAGAGAGGaagtttgtttcttttgttctttgcaGAAAAGTTCCTCCATCAGTCTTGATGTCTCACTTTATTCCACTTTGATcgttgtagttttttttttttttgaactcCATTCCTCTGTGTTGCAcgtccatgttttttttttctttttctgcttttaagtAAAGAGCAATAATTctcttagaaaaaaaaaaaggtttcttttCTCCGTTGtcttaaatgtaaatgatgCTGATTCCTGTTGAAAAAATTGTACATTCCCTTTTGTTGTTCTCTGTAACAGATGCCAGTCCTGTCCGTTCACATTTGGGGCTGCCGCACACAACAAGTCTCATTTGTCAGTCTTCTATTGTCCAAACTGACCTGGAAAAGGAAACgcgcaaaaaaaagaaactgagattAGCATTATCACCGAGGCCCCTGCACTTCCATACAGCAGACTGAAGTGCTTTCACACATAGCACATTTCTTTAATGGAGGCAACCTCTGTGAGACTAATGGGCAGATCATCACAGGTTCTGTCATGACTGCCAGTCCTTTACTGATCATCTCTCTTACTGACAGACTCCATATTGTTTAAATGTACACATGCAAGTTGAGGCATGCACCAAAAtcaaatggattaaaaaaataatatatattgatAACATGATGAAGTAAAGAGGAACCCTAGCATACCATCAGCATTCTGCTGACATCTTTActtcaagagaaagaaaagcagggaTATGGTGTGGCAGCCTTTAGTTTCCATGGGGACAGAATGGACTGAGAGTGAGGGGGAGGTAGTGAAAGGGAGTGATGGGCAGGAGTACGGCCACCAAGGTGTGCTGAGGACGAGCGTGAGAGCAGGAGTCGGAGAACCAGCCAACAAAGAGCATAGAGGAGCCGTTGTACTGCTGCGTGAAATTAAACTGTCTGAACAGAAAAGGTATGAGCAGCCCCGAGGCAACAAATTAGTGCCTGTTTACTGAAGGTGCCTTGATGAGAAACCAGTCTCCCTctaaataatgagaaaaaaaagtgttccgcagatgaatatttatttgtgGTGATCGAAGTCCTTTTGTGGTGAGGTGGGATTTTACACTTGCGAGCTGGCTGCAGAACATCCCTTCATTACACGCTAACATCCAATTAGGGATGCACCATTCTAGCACTCTAGTTCACACTTTTAATTACACCCTGAATGTTCTGACAATGACGcatgctgaaaacacacactcgctcGCAAATGCGGGTACACAAGCACATACAGCTGGATGTGAACTTACAGCTCCCAGGCTCCTGCGTCTCTTCTCCTGCTTCGTTTGTCTCAGCCTCTCTCGGACTGCTCCAGGTACACTGACTTGGCTGGCCGGATGCTCTGGGTAAACTGAGAGGGGACgagaagaggagaggtgaggggcggagaaagacagggagaaaaTTGCTGGATTTTGAGGAATAGATTGAAAGAAATGAAGTGCGACGGCTCAGTCGGTGATTGGGCTGTGAGAAACTAGAGTGACAAACGAAAAAGTGAGAGGATTTTCACACATGAGGAAACTTCCCTAGAAACGGTGTGTAAACCAACCTCTCTTTCTTTACCTTGTGCTTCGGACACCGCAGGGAGAAGTTATCTTCATTCAGAGAGCAATCtgaaagagggacagaaaatATCGGTAATCTACAGATATTGATATACACACAGCTCTGACAGTACAACCAATATTTGCTGCTACTTTAAACAGGTACAAAGATCCATTATTGCATTTTCACTTTGTATTTAATGCATCCACTCACCTGCTTCAATAGCACACAGGTAGTGGTAGCGAAGTGTACAGCCTTTACTGTAGCAGCCCAGGGTTGAGCCAACCATCTCACAGTATGAGCAGCACTGAGCAGAGACGGGCAGAATGGCAAAGTGATAAAAATCAATAACCATATGAAAGTATTACTAATATAATGTAGGGcatttgatataaaaacatatgGACTACTGacatgtgtgtttatcagtTAACACTGAAATAGTGCTACAGTCAACATGGATTTATAAATCATGTGGAATaccccaaaacaaaacaggtcaAATAGATGCAGAGGTCACTCACTGTTTCTCTGGCGCCATCTAGTGCCTCCTGCAGGCCGTACAGTCTCCCATTGACAAGGTACACTCCACTGGTCCACACTATACATCCTTCGTGGACCCACAGCTCCTCTGGGTCCATGGGCATCTGAGGCAGCTGGGCGAGTTGTGCCAAGGGCCCCAGGGAGTCCAAGGCTGGCGGAGGCGGCTGGAAAGGGAGGGACGCCTTGCTGTTGGATGGCACCATTCTGGGGGAGTCCTCACTAGATTTGTGCCTCCGTTTAAAGCGGGGATGCGAGGTCAGCTTTCTGTGTTGAGGTCGTTGTTGAGCTTCGTCGGTCggcggcggctgctgctgctgctgctgctgctgctgctgctgctgctgctgatgctgctgctgctgctgctgctgctgctgttgctgctgctgctgttgttgctgctgcagctgcagctgttgctgtttCTGCATCTGTTGCTGGTCAATCTCCAGGTCTGGCTCTCTCTTAAGCTCGGGGATAGGTCGGATGTCTAGATTCAAATCCCAGGTTAGAGATGTTGTTTTACtggtggtgggggaggaggaggaagaggaggcggtGTTACTGAGTTTGCCAGCCATATGCATCGTTTCCTCTCTACCATCTATGGAGGCAGTACTGACTGTAGTGGTAAAAGATGTTGGTTTTGAATCTAGGCTGATGCCATAGTCACTCTCAGTTGAAGGCTTGGTAAACTGAGcatcttgtgtttgtgtgtcttggaTAGTGCTCAAAGCATTGGAGCTTATGTCTGAATTTGGTCCCGTTTTGTTTGTGCCTGTGGTTGCTTGACATTGCCTGACCTGGGGCTGGTTCTTGGGTAGCTTTGCAGCATATTCAGCTGGATAGAAGGGCCCATAGAGATCTCCAAGGTGTTTGTAATTTGCCCATTTCTGACACAGGCAGCAAAGCAGGCGCCCAGAGTGATTGGTCTCTGTAATCACAGGGCCTGCAACAACATAGCCAGATGAAGGAAGTGCTTTTCCTGACTGAAGTGTGGTTTCCACCTCGTCTGTCTCCCTTTTCTCtgattctctgtctctccttgaTAACTGGGAGGAAAGAGCTGAGGTCAGGAGAGAATCAATTCCACTCCCGCTTGCTTTCCCTCCGACTGCACCACGCTCTCCTTTCATCTTGTCCTCCTCAGCATTTACAATGGTGCACACGGCCCCAATCTCAGGTATTTTCTTCTCCACGTGTATGTGTGGAACAAACGGGCCCTTTCTATTTGGATCCACAAATACTCTATTTGCGCCAAGGCTCCCTCCTGCTCCCAAAGGTGTATCGGGGTCATCTTTGGCGACTGGTGGCGCTGTCGCTGCTGcacctctccttctcctcctctgtcgcCCTCTTGCCTCTAGTGGCTCATTTTCATCTTTCACACCTCGGCGTCTCCTTCGCACAGGTTTGACCTCAATCTCTGGCTGCGTGTCCTCACTCTCAACATCCAGTTTCACTACCTGGGTTAAAACGGGTGGGGCCAGTGCGGGAGTGTTTACATTGTCTGTCAGAGGGGGTTCTGCAGGGGCTGGTGTGCTGCCGGCAGTCTGCACTATCGGTGGGGTTGTGGCAGCAGCTGTAGTTGGAGTGGGTGGGGCTGGAGGAGCACTCAGAGTTGTGCTCTGAGCCTGGGCTTGAGACTGGCCCTGCGTCTGTGCTTGGGCTGGGTTCTGGGCCCGTTTTTGTTTATTCACACTCCCTACGGGCCTGCCTTTCTTCTTGCCAGATGGGAAGTAGCCTTTAGGCACAACATTATCCGATAGTTTAGAATCTTGTGGCGACAGACTGGACCTGACGGAGGACATCTGATGTTGTCTATTCAGCATGTGTCCTTGAGCCTGACTATGGTGGGGTGGGGTGGTTCCATAGTAGTCACTGCCAGGATAATCATCAAATCCCATGCCAGATTCTTGAAGTTTCTGTCGAAGAAGGTTAGCGGCAGACTGCTCTCCTCTTCTTGTCTCGAGCTCTTGGTAAGTGTTGGTGAAATGCTGAATGTCTGACAGGGCAGATGAAGATGGGGGTGGGGAACCCTGGACTGGGCGAGGGAGAGGCGGTGGAGGGGGTAAAGGTCCAAGCAAAGTGAAATCCTCCTTGTCACCAGATGCGGATGCCACGGCGGCTGCTAATCCAAAGTCAAAGTCTTGTGGTTTAAGGGCTTGGGACGTCTGATGAGGATCACACGGGTAGGCAGACGGAGGTAAAGGCCCAGTATCATCAACTACTCTGAAGGGAATCATGTCGTTTAATGAGTGACTTTCATCCATGTAACTGTCGTCCCCTCCTGCAACCCTGGGGAAATGTGCTAAGTCTTGGTCCTGTGAATCATTAAACGGTGGTATTTCTGAGTGAGAGAAGCCGGAGTAATGATTTGACTCATCATCAGCATGGCCTGCTGGCTTTTTAATATTTGGTGTGATTTTCTGCACTATTGCTTCCAGTTTCAAACCCCGTCCTTTCCTGGAACCCAAAACCTTGGTATTACCACTTGATGGAGATAGAGGCTGTGAATAAGTACTCTCTCCAAGCAGAGGGGACGTGAGTCTGGGACAAGGGAGGTCTGAACTGGATGGGTCATCTTCATTGTGATGGCTAGACTCAGACTGAGCCCCGGGGGAGTGATGTGAATTTGTGGCAGCCCTCTGCTGAGAAGCATCCTGGAGTTGCCTTTTGGCAGGAATAGGAGAGATAAAAGAGCGAACCCTCCTTCGCAATATTAGTGGGTTTGTGTCTCCAGAACCCCCAGCTTTTGTCTGACGCTGCACCTGTGGCTGAGCTGAGTTAATCTCAGCTGAGGGTTTCGTGGAGCTCTGTGGAGGGAGTGGGCAGGGATGTTTGGCTTCCTCAGCGGCTCCTCTGGAGACCTCAGGTTCAGCGGCATTCTGGCCACGAGTCATTTGTGGAGGAACAGGGCCGTGTGAAGCTACAGGAGCAGGAGTATGAGGAGGTGGGAGAGGCGGCTGTGTTCTGTAGTAGGAGTCTCCCTCTATCATTCGAGTGCCTTCTCTCACAGGGTGTGTCGACTCCCACACTTTTAAATCAAAGTAAGGGCTTTGATGATGGAGTGACGTTTTGGTTGCATGTTGTTCACTGGGCATGTCAGTTTGAGAGAtcatcctctgtctctgttctgaTTGGCCGACCTTAAGTCTTCCTGGAGATGGACCAGGCTGCATCATCATCTCCTTTGACGGCCTGTGCTGCATTGCTTTTACCCAGTCGTTCATGTCATGGGGGAGATGAGGCGGGCCACGAGGGAGAGGATACATTTGAAGCTTATTTGTGGATTGAGTCTGGGGGGATATGGTATGGTATGGGTGGTGGGAAGGAAAATGGGGGTTACTGCGTGGCATCATATTCCCTTCTCTTGTATCTCCATATCGATATCCAGGAAAACTGCTGCCACTGCCAGTTGATAAATCAACACCATGAAGATAAGGCTGGTGCCTTGAAGGTGAAGATAATGGATTAGTGCTCATAGGATGAGAAGGCAAGGGTGTAATATCAACACCACCTCGCCTATAGGGGTCAGCATTCATTACAACAGATGAGTGAACAGACTTGGAATGATAATCCACATCAGCCTCATTAGCTGAACCGCTGCCATGATGATCAGTTTGTACATTTGCAGCGTCTGGGCCAGCCTCTTTTGATActgtttccattttcaccaCTTGCTTCTCTCCAGTATCCTTTTTACTCAGATCATTGGCTGCTGCCGGAGAGGAAAATGGCTGTTGAATCACAGAGGCTCCGCTCTGACTTTTCtcccgctctctttctctgtcactttccctgtccctctctggtgTGCTGCGTCTGTTTGGCGACACATCACAGATGACAGAGCGCCGCTCTGATGGGGCTAATATGGAGCCTGATGATTTCTGAGACTCACTTTGACCAATGCTGCCTGTTAGTGGCTCTGGCTCTTGCAAAAGGAGTTCCTGCACAGCAGAGGATGGAGCTGACACATTAGATAACACTTTTCTCTGTGGTAGGGAATAGTCAGCTAAGTTTATATGTTTTGGTGGTGGTTGCTGAGACTCTGTAGCCTGTGTTAAATGACTCTGGGACACACCAACTTCagttttttcagcattttgtaaTATCTTAGTGTTGGATGCTGACTTCACCGAGGACTGGGGATCTGTGGTAAAATCTGGCTCACTTCCATGCCTCTGGTTTGGATGTGGGGGCTTTACAGAATGAGCCGAAGCCTCAGTCACTCCACTTTGCATCCTCATACTTTCAGTCATGCTAAATGGGTGTCTGGTTTGAAACTGTTGTTGAACTTGGAGATGGGCAGGAAAGACCTGCTCTGGTCTGCCATAACGTCTGTCTAAATTGTAACCTTGCAGAACTTCTTGTAAAAGGCTTGGAAACTGCTGCATTTGTGAATTATCCTCATGACTTTTAGCTCCTGCTCCTTGTCCTCTCTTCACCAAAGCCTCTGCAATAGAACCAACATCTTTTGGATGCCCAGGGCCGTATCCAGTTTGTGGCTGTTGGTACCCCAAGTATCTGGAATTTGATTCCATTACACCCGCTGGGCCAgccctccctctgtttttcaTTGACAAATCTGAGCCATATGTTGATTCTGGGTGGCCATATTTATGTGGTCCAGACTGAGGAAGATTTTGAGGCCGTCCGAAATTTGATTTCTGGTGATGGGAGGAATACAGACTCAGATCTACACCTTCATCTCCGTTATGACTGCTTGACTCTCTTAAGAACGAATGTGACTGTTTCTCTTCTATGCAGTTGTCTTGGGGATGCTTGCTTTTTTCAGTGTGACTTCCCTCAGACCTAGCTGAAACAATCACACCGACACTACTGGCACTCTGCTGTTCCTCCAATGTGTGCTTTTCTTCCTTCTCATTATTGTGTAATCTGGATGCAGTGTGCAAcctattttctttttcctgacCATTTTGTGTATTGACTTCTCCGTCTCCTTGCATCTGGCTgctacttttctctgttttctcaacTGTGCCTTCACCTTCATTTTTGATGACTTCGTTTTTAATTTCTGTTGTCTTCCTATGGCCAGCTCTATGGTCATTATATGTTAAATCAGGTTTGGAGACACAATttggctgaggaggaagaatgctggaggaggtggatgagggGGATGAGGAAACTGGAGGTGCTGAATGTGAAGTTGGGCCAGCCTCTAATGACTGACATCCAAaagatggagatgatgatgaagagggaACGAGAGcttcatttgcttttgtttcagaAACACTTGGTTCTTTTGACGGTGAATCAGAGTTGACCGTTTTAACATTTGATGCTTGTCCAGTCTGTGATTGACTCTGAGACTGAGGTTGATAGCCAGTTGGTTCAGATCCACTGCTTGCACCACTCATCTGCCTCACTCTCCCATGTTCCCCTTCAGAAAACTGCTCCTCCCGCTCCACCTTGGTCCCTGCTGAGCCTCCAGCTGACATCAGTGAGGAGtcttcatcaccaccagcaTCTAAGCTGGCACCATCACCAATCCCCCCTGCACTTCCATCTTTAACTGTGCTAGTACTTGAAGCTGCACTTGCATTTCGACTCCTTGGTTGTGATGGGGGCATGCCATGTGTTGCCTGTTGCACCTGCCCCCCATCTTTCCCCTTCTTCTGTGAAAGCACAGTGTCAGTGAGGAGCATGTGTTGAATTGTGTTTGGTAAATTGGCTACTTGTGAGCTCAAGGCGCTAAGACTATTCAGGCCGGCATCCTGCATTTTTTCAAGTGCAGAGGATGAATAAACAGCAGAGCCCTCCTCTCGAGATCCAATGCCTGTTCCTAGACCCATTTTGTTGCGACCTGTTGGAGGAAGACTGCTCCCTCCTACTGTGCTCATGCTTTGAGCTTTATGACTACCACTGCTACCACAACTACTGATGCTGCTATTTGAGTTGGGCGTGGGACTTAGCTGAGGCATGGTCTGCAGTAATCTACCCTGACCATGGCTGCTACGGGGGTTTGATGTAGGAGGATGTGAAGGACCATGTCCTGAGGGGTTTCCATGTGCCTCTGAGACACCCATcaaaggggagggagaggagctaCAACTGGGGGAATGCACTGCAGAAGCGGCTGGAGAGGGGTTGGATATCGGGCTGAAGTTTTGGTTAATTTGGGCTTGTTGAGCATTGGGGTGCATTGGGGATTTGGCTATTTCTTGAGATGCTGCTTGAGGTATACTGGGATTGGAGGCTTGATGATGTTTAGCATATACAGAACCTGGAGATGGTCCCTGGTGCTGCTTCAGAGAGTTGTCATAACCTACCCCTAAATTGTGCTGTGAGTTGCGGTGCTGTAGTGTGGCTTGCTTATGAAGTGAATGTGTCTGTGGGGAAAATCCAGGATAATTTGAAGCATGGTAACTCTGTTGAACATTTTCCATTGGCCCCACATTGTTAGCAGCAACTGAACTGGAGACTGAGTTTGAACTGGAGTTCACACTGGGAGAACTGTTGACTTTGGGATCGAACCCAGTGCTGGCAGCCCCGTCGAGATATCTCTGTGGAGGGGGGCTGTACATTCCTGATGACCCTGTGGATGCTCCACCCTGTGGGGAATAGTGTGGGTACTGAGGGGTCATTCTGTGCCCCGAGTGTGGATAGCTCCTATGCTGCTGTCCATGGTGGACAGCTGTGAAGGTTT
This genomic window from Pempheris klunzingeri isolate RE-2024b chromosome 17, fPemKlu1.hap1, whole genome shotgun sequence contains:
- the tcf20 gene encoding transcription factor 20 isoform X1, with amino-acid sequence MQNFSNSPAPPSLPPGFSGRGGGGPPYPPQPADTQISPRMTDDYVGMQQQSLHRGHHHPSQASHMLAYSARNRGAVEPPPTQGNIHSGNTNNPYRKDVMDYYFSMGGKDRHRRGGMGYGASFGYPNIDGHIPHQYRHAGSGSAPSSALMSPYPVDYGSSAGSGGGAGAGAFSPSHQYNMSQNPAMQSVPGSQMQHRQHGQTFTAVHHGQQHRSYPHSGHRMTPQYPHYSPQGGASTGSSGMYSPPPQRYLDGAASTGFDPKVNSSPSVNSSSNSVSSSVAANNVGPMENVQQSYHASNYPGFSPQTHSLHKQATLQHRNSQHNLGVGYDNSLKQHQGPSPGSVYAKHHQASNPSIPQAASQEIAKSPMHPNAQQAQINQNFSPISNPSPAASAVHSPSCSSSPSPLMGVSEAHGNPSGHGPSHPPTSNPRSSHGQGRLLQTMPQLSPTPNSNSSISSCGSSGSHKAQSMSTVGGSSLPPTGRNKMGLGTGIGSREEGSAVYSSSALEKMQDAGLNSLSALSSQVANLPNTIQHMLLTDTVLSQKKGKDGGQVQQATHGMPPSQPRSRNASAASSTSTVKDGSAGGIGDGASLDAGGDEDSSLMSAGGSAGTKVEREEQFSEGEHGRVRQMSGASSGSEPTGYQPQSQSQSQTGQASNVKTVNSDSPSKEPSVSETKANEALVPSSSSSPSFGCQSLEAGPTSHSAPPVSSSPSSTSSSILPPQPNCVSKPDLTYNDHRAGHRKTTEIKNEVIKNEGEGTVEKTEKSSSQMQGDGEVNTQNGQEKENRLHTASRLHNNEKEEKHTLEEQQSASSVGVIVSARSEGSHTEKSKHPQDNCIEEKQSHSFLRESSSHNGDEGVDLSLYSSHHQKSNFGRPQNLPQSGPHKYGHPESTYGSDLSMKNRGRAGPAGVMESNSRYLGYQQPQTGYGPGHPKDVGSIAEALVKRGQGAGAKSHEDNSQMQQFPSLLQEVLQGYNLDRRYGRPEQVFPAHLQVQQQFQTRHPFSMTESMRMQSGVTEASAHSVKPPHPNQRHGSEPDFTTDPQSSVKSASNTKILQNAEKTEVGVSQSHLTQATESQQPPPKHINLADYSLPQRKVLSNVSAPSSAVQELLLQEPEPLTGSIGQSESQKSSGSILAPSERRSVICDVSPNRRSTPERDRESDREREREKSQSGASVIQQPFSSPAAANDLSKKDTGEKQVVKMETVSKEAGPDAANVQTDHHGSGSANEADVDYHSKSVHSSVVMNADPYRRGGVDITPLPSHPMSTNPLSSPSRHQPYLHGVDLSTGSGSSFPGYRYGDTREGNMMPRSNPHFPSHHPYHTISPQTQSTNKLQMYPLPRGPPHLPHDMNDWVKAMQHRPSKEMMMQPGPSPGRLKVGQSEQRQRMISQTDMPSEQHATKTSLHHQSPYFDLKVWESTHPVREGTRMIEGDSYYRTQPPLPPPHTPAPVASHGPVPPQMTRGQNAAEPEVSRGAAEEAKHPCPLPPQSSTKPSAEINSAQPQVQRQTKAGGSGDTNPLILRRRVRSFISPIPAKRQLQDASQQRAATNSHHSPGAQSESSHHNEDDPSSSDLPCPRLTSPLLGESTYSQPLSPSSGNTKVLGSRKGRGLKLEAIVQKITPNIKKPAGHADDESNHYSGFSHSEIPPFNDSQDQDLAHFPRVAGGDDSYMDESHSLNDMIPFRVVDDTGPLPPSAYPCDPHQTSQALKPQDFDFGLAAAVASASGDKEDFTLLGPLPPPPPLPRPVQGSPPPSSSALSDIQHFTNTYQELETRRGEQSAANLLRQKLQESGMGFDDYPGSDYYGTTPPHHSQAQGHMLNRQHQMSSVRSSLSPQDSKLSDNVVPKGYFPSGKKKGRPVGSVNKQKRAQNPAQAQTQGQSQAQAQSTTLSAPPAPPTPTTAAATTPPIVQTAGSTPAPAEPPLTDNVNTPALAPPVLTQVVKLDVESEDTQPEIEVKPVRRRRRGVKDENEPLEARGRQRRRRRGAAATAPPVAKDDPDTPLGAGGSLGANRVFVDPNRKGPFVPHIHVEKKIPEIGAVCTIVNAEEDKMKGERGAVGGKASGSGIDSLLTSALSSQLSRRDRESEKRETDEVETTLQSGKALPSSGYVVAGPVITETNHSGRLLCCLCQKWANYKHLGDLYGPFYPAEYAAKLPKNQPQVRQCQATTGTNKTGPNSDISSNALSTIQDTQTQDAQFTKPSTESDYGISLDSKPTSFTTTVSTASIDGREETMHMAGKLSNTASSSSSSPTTSKTTSLTWDLNLDIRPIPELKREPDLEIDQQQMQKQQQLQLQQQQQQQQQQQQQQQQQQHQQQQQQQQQQQQQQPPPTDEAQQRPQHRKLTSHPRFKRRHKSSEDSPRMVPSNSKASLPFQPPPPALDSLGPLAQLAQLPQMPMDPEELWVHEGCIVWTSGVYLVNGRLYGLQEALDGARETCCSYCEMVGSTLGCYSKGCTLRYHYLCAIEADCSLNEDNFSLRCPKHKVKKESLPRASGQPSQCTWSSPREAETNEAGEETQEPGSCQFGQ
- the tcf20 gene encoding transcription factor 20 isoform X2, with translation MQNFSNSPAPPSLPPGFSGRGGGGPPYPPQPADTQISPRMTDDYVGMQQQSLHRGHHHPSQASHMLAYSARNRGAVEPPPTQGNIHSGNTNNPYRKDVMDYYFSMGGKDRHRRGGMGYGASFGYPNIDGHIPHQYRHAGSGSAPSSALMSPYPVDYGSSAGSGGGAGAGAFSPSHQYNMSQNPAMQSVPGSQMQHRQHGQTFTAVHHGQQHRSYPHSGHRMTPQYPHYSPQGGASTGSSGMYSPPPQRYLDGAASTGFDPKVNSSPSVNSSSNSVSSSVAANNVGPMENVQQSYHASNYPGFSPQTHSLHKQATLQHRNSQHNLGVGYDNSLKQHQGPSPGSVYAKHHQASNPSIPQAASQEIAKSPMHPNAQQAQINQNFSPISNPSPAASAVHSPSCSSSPSPLMGVSEAHGNPSGHGPSHPPTSNPRSSHGQGRLLQTMPQLSPTPNSNSSISSCGSSGSHKAQSMSTVGGSSLPPTGRNKMGLGTGIGSREEGSAVYSSSALEKMQDAGLNSLSALSSQVANLPNTIQHMLLTDTVLSQKKGKDGGQVQQATHGMPPSQPRSRNASAASSTSTVKDGSAGGIGDGASLDAGGDEDSSLMSAGGSAGTKVEREEQFSEGEHGRVRQMSGASSGSEPTGYQPQSQSQSQTGQASNVKTVNSDSPSKEPSVSETKANEALVPSSSSSPSFGCQSLEAGPTSHSAPPVSSSPSSTSSSILPPQPNCVSKPDLTYNDHRAGHRKTTEIKNEVIKNEGEGTVEKTEKSSSQMQGDGEVNTQNGQEKENRLHTASRLHNNEKEEKHTLEEQQSASSVGVIVSARSEGSHTEKSKHPQDNCIEEKQSHSFLRESSSHNGDEGVDLSLYSSHHQKSNFGRPQNLPQSGPHKYGHPESTYGSDLSMKNRGRAGPAGVMESNSRYLGYQQPQTGYGPGHPKDVGSIAEALVKRGQGAGAKSHEDNSQMQQFPSLLQEVLQGYNLDRRYGRPEQVFPAHLQVQQQFQTRHPFSMTESMRMQSGVTEASAHSVKPPHPNQRHGSEPDFTTDPQSSVKSASNTKILQNAEKTEVGVSQSHLTQATESQQPPPKHINLADYSLPQRKVLSNVSAPSSAVQELLLQEPEPLTGSIGQSESQKSSGSILAPSERRSVICDVSPNRRSTPERDRESDREREREKSQSGASVIQQPFSSPAAANDLSKKDTGEKQVVKMETVSKEAGPDAANVQTDHHGSGSANEADVDYHSKSVHSSVVMNADPYRRGGVDITPLPSHPMSTNPLSSPSRHQPYLHGVDLSTGSGSSFPGYRYGDTREGNMMPRSNPHFPSHHPYHTISPQTQSTNKLQMYPLPRGPPHLPHDMNDWVKAMQHRPSKEMMMQPGPSPGRLKVGQSEQRQRMISQTDMPSEQHATKTSLHHQSPYFDLKVWESTHPVREGTRMIEGDSYYRTQPPLPPPHTPAPVASHGPVPPQMTRGQNAAEPEVSRGAAEEAKHPCPLPPQSSTKPSAEINSAQPQVQRQTKAGGSGDTNPLILRRRVRSFISPIPAKRQLQDASQQRAATNSHHSPGAQSESSHHNEDDPSSSDLPCPRLTSPLLGESTYSQPLSPSSGNTKVLGSRKGRGLKLEAIVQKITPNIKKPAGHADDESNHYSGFSHSEIPPFNDSQDQDLAHFPRVAGGDDSYMDESHSLNDMIPFRVVDDTGPLPPSAYPCDPHQTSQALKPQDFDFGLAAAVASASGDKEDFTLLGPLPPPPPLPRPVQGSPPPSSSALSDIQHFTNTYQELETRRGEQSAANLLRQKLQESGMGFDDYPGSDYYGTTPPHHSQAQGHMLNRQHQMSSVRSSLSPQDSKLSDNVVPKGYFPSGKKKGRPVGSVNKQKRAQNPAQAQTQGQSQAQAQSTTLSAPPAPPTPTTAAATTPPIVQTAGSTPAPAEPPLTDNVNTPALAPPVLTQVVKLDVESEDTQPEIEVKPVRRRRRGVKDENEPLEARGRQRRRRRGAAATAPPVAKDDPDTPLGAGGSLGANRVFVDPNRKGPFVPHIHVEKKIPEIGAVCTIVNAEEDKMKGERGAVGGKASGSGIDSLLTSALSSQLSRRDRESEKRETDEVETTLQSGKALPSSGYVVAGPVITETNHSGRLLCCLCQKWANYKHLGDLYGPFYPAEYAAKLPKNQPQVRQCQATTGTNKTGPNSDISSNALSTIQDTQTQDAQFTKPSTESDYGISLDSKPTSFTTTVSTASIDGREETMHMAGKLSNTASSSSSSPTTSKTTSLTWDLNLDIRPIPELKREPDLEIDQQQMQKQQQLQLQQQQQQQQQQQQQQQQQQHQQQQQQQQQQQQQQPPPTDEAQQRPQHRKLTSHPRFKRRHKSSEDSPRMVPSNSKASLPFQPPPPALDSLGPLAQLAQLPQMPMDPEELWVHEGCIVWTSGVYLVNGRLYGLQEALDGARETCCSYCEMVGSTLGCYSKGCTLRYHYLCAIEADCSLNEDNFSLRCPKHKFTQSIRPAKSVYLEQSERG